From a single Cytophagales bacterium WSM2-2 genomic region:
- the rfbG gene encoding CDP-glucose 4,6-dehydratase, which produces MAKMSRVKKKEEYEIYKSKKVLITGHTGFKGSWLTLWLRELGADVYGYALHPPTNPSLFEILDLEKDIDHEIGDIRDIDRLKKSLHRINPDIIFHLAAQSQVGKSYEDPLETVHVNTVGTMNLLEAVRQTGLAVSMVLITSDKCYENNEWHFGYRETDTLGGYDPYSASKAAAEILISSLRKSFFNPDTIKDHGVRIASARAGNVIGGGDWGNNLVPDCIRDLQNNSFITIRNPYSTRPWQHVLEPLSGYLRLGAKLLDSSTENIQSYCEAFNFGPLVTNNKNVKELVEAIIEKWGKGSWKWIPPSDAKYESTLLNLSIDKAYHKLGWLPKWNFTETIARTVEWYQKATDDPSAIQEFTLKQISEHQANHPLPFQKELITETTF; this is translated from the coding sequence ATGGCAAAAATGAGTCGCGTAAAAAAAAAGGAAGAATATGAAATATATAAATCCAAGAAAGTCCTGATTACAGGGCACACCGGATTTAAAGGTAGCTGGTTGACACTATGGCTAAGAGAATTGGGTGCTGATGTCTATGGGTATGCCTTGCATCCGCCAACTAACCCTTCACTATTTGAAATTCTGGATCTTGAAAAAGATATCGATCACGAGATAGGAGATATCCGCGACATTGACCGGCTGAAGAAGAGCCTTCATCGAATAAATCCTGATATCATCTTTCACCTGGCTGCTCAATCTCAGGTTGGAAAATCGTACGAAGATCCTTTAGAGACAGTTCACGTCAATACTGTTGGAACGATGAATCTATTAGAAGCTGTAAGGCAAACAGGCTTAGCAGTCTCCATGGTATTGATAACATCAGACAAATGCTATGAAAACAATGAGTGGCATTTTGGATATCGCGAAACGGATACCCTTGGTGGTTATGACCCCTATTCAGCGAGCAAAGCTGCCGCAGAAATCCTGATTTCCTCTTTAAGGAAATCATTCTTTAATCCCGATACGATCAAAGATCATGGAGTACGAATAGCCTCTGCCAGAGCAGGAAATGTAATAGGCGGTGGCGATTGGGGCAATAACCTTGTGCCGGACTGCATTCGCGACCTGCAAAATAATTCGTTCATCACAATTAGGAATCCTTATTCTACTCGTCCATGGCAGCATGTACTGGAACCTCTGAGCGGATATTTAAGACTTGGAGCTAAGCTCTTGGATTCATCCACAGAAAATATTCAGTCTTATTGTGAAGCGTTTAATTTCGGGCCACTCGTTACCAACAACAAAAATGTAAAGGAGCTAGTCGAAGCAATAATTGAAAAATGGGGAAAAGGTTCGTGGAAATGGATTCCACCTTCAGATGCGAAATACGAGTCCACACTTCTTAACCTTTCAATTGATAAAGCCTATCACAAATTAGGATGGCTTCCGAAATGGAATTTTACCGAGACAATTGCCCGTACTGTCGAATGGTACCAAAAGGCGACTGACGATCCATCCGCAATTCAAGAATTTACGCTAAAACAAATTAGCGAGCATCAGGCCAATCACCCGTTGCCCTTTCAAAAAGAACTCATCACTGAAACGACATTTTAA
- a CDS encoding methyltransferase translates to MSPLCEDHVKPEELKQMEPFYPLHAYVCSKCFLVQVEELVSPSDIFSDYAYFSSYSDSWLAHIKKYTEQVLQRFEITCDSLVAELASNDGYLLQYFLEKKIPVLGIEPAANVAKYAIDKGIRTEVKFFGVKTAKDLSGRYGKADLLIGNNVLAHVPDINDFVSGMKAFLKPEGVITMEFPHLMRLVEGNQFDTIYQEHYSYLSFTTVDQIFNHHGLALFDVEEIPTHGGSLRIFAKHKEDNSKQISERVFRMHTLEKNKGLHDLDYYTDFKEKVKETKRKILEFLINAKRDNKTVVGYGAPGKGNTLLNYCGVRTDFMDYTVDRNPHKQGNYLPGTLIPIYHPDKIRETRPDYVFILPWNLKNEIMDQMSFIGEWGGQFVVPIPQLAVYEPSTVMA, encoded by the coding sequence ATGTCGCCTTTATGCGAAGACCACGTAAAACCGGAAGAGCTAAAACAAATGGAACCGTTTTATCCGCTCCATGCTTATGTGTGTTCGAAATGTTTCCTGGTTCAGGTAGAGGAACTGGTTTCGCCCTCGGATATTTTCAGTGACTATGCTTACTTCTCCTCCTACTCTGACTCCTGGCTTGCCCACATAAAAAAATACACGGAACAAGTACTTCAACGATTCGAAATTACTTGCGACAGCTTAGTTGCGGAACTGGCCAGTAACGATGGTTATCTACTGCAATATTTTCTCGAGAAAAAAATCCCGGTTCTTGGAATTGAACCTGCTGCCAATGTAGCCAAGTATGCAATTGACAAAGGTATAAGAACAGAGGTCAAGTTTTTTGGAGTAAAAACTGCGAAAGACCTGAGCGGCCGCTATGGAAAAGCGGATTTATTAATAGGCAACAACGTGTTGGCGCATGTCCCTGATATCAATGATTTCGTTTCCGGCATGAAGGCATTTCTGAAGCCAGAAGGTGTCATTACAATGGAGTTCCCTCACTTGATGAGATTAGTCGAAGGAAATCAATTTGATACGATTTACCAGGAGCATTATTCATATCTCTCATTTACGACTGTCGACCAAATTTTTAATCATCATGGACTAGCCCTGTTTGACGTAGAGGAAATTCCGACTCATGGCGGGTCTTTGAGAATTTTTGCAAAACACAAGGAAGACAACTCAAAGCAGATCTCAGAAAGAGTATTCAGGATGCACACCCTGGAGAAAAACAAAGGGCTGCACGACCTGGATTACTACACGGACTTTAAAGAGAAGGTGAAGGAAACCAAACGGAAGATCCTGGAATTCCTTATCAATGCAAAGAGAGACAACAAAACCGTTGTCGGCTATGGCGCTCCGGGTAAGGGTAATACACTATTAAATTATTGTGGGGTTCGCACTGATTTCATGGACTACACGGTTGACAGAAATCCGCATAAACAAGGAAACTATTTACCTGGAACTTTAATTCCTATTTATCACCCTGACAAGATCAGAGAAACCAGGCCGGATTATGTTTTCATACTTCCATGGAATTTGAAAAACGAAATCATGGACCAGATGTCATTCATTGGAGAATGGGGCGGGCAATTTGTCGTTCCAATCCCGCAGCTCGCAGTGTATGAGCCATCAACTGTAATGGCATAG
- a CDS encoding glucose-1-phosphate cytidylyltransferase, with the protein MKVVLFCGGQGMRLREFSDKIPKPMVPIGYRPIIWYIMKYYAHFGHRDFILCLGYLGDSIKNYFVNYDEYLSNDFVYSKGGSKLNLLNKDIDDWTITFADTGVNTSLGERLLAVRKYLKGESSFLVNYSDVLTDLPLPEMINHFQKVDKIGMFMVTPPQRSFHVVHFDGDNEVNEISALSKSGLWVNAGYFLFKNEIFDYLRPGEDLVDDALRKLVLRNELSVYPYQGTWITMDTFKEKQMLDDMYCRGETPWEVWKERKLEMVNA; encoded by the coding sequence ATGAAAGTTGTATTATTTTGTGGCGGTCAGGGAATGCGGTTAAGAGAGTTCTCTGATAAAATCCCGAAGCCAATGGTCCCCATTGGGTATCGACCAATCATCTGGTATATCATGAAGTATTATGCCCACTTCGGGCATCGTGATTTTATTTTATGTCTTGGATATTTGGGAGACTCCATCAAAAATTATTTTGTGAATTATGATGAGTACCTCTCCAATGACTTTGTCTACTCCAAAGGCGGCAGCAAACTCAATTTGCTCAACAAAGATATTGATGACTGGACCATCACATTTGCTGATACCGGAGTCAACACCAGCTTGGGAGAACGACTCCTGGCTGTCAGGAAATATTTAAAAGGAGAAAGTTCATTCTTAGTGAATTACTCTGATGTCCTCACGGACTTGCCACTACCGGAAATGATCAACCATTTTCAGAAGGTTGATAAGATAGGGATGTTCATGGTAACTCCGCCTCAACGAAGCTTTCATGTGGTCCATTTTGATGGAGATAATGAGGTGAATGAAATCAGCGCATTGAGCAAGTCAGGCCTTTGGGTCAATGCAGGATACTTCCTATTCAAAAATGAGATTTTTGATTACTTAAGACCTGGTGAGGATTTAGTTGACGATGCATTACGAAAACTTGTTCTTCGCAATGAGCTTTCTGTTTACCCATACCAAGGCACTTGGATTACCATGGATACGTTCAAAGAAAAGCAAATGCTCGATGACATGTATTGCAGGGGTGAAACACCCTGGGAGGTTTGGAAGGAGAGAAAGTTGGAGATGGTGAACGCCTGA
- a CDS encoding GlcNAc-PI de-N-acetylase, with protein MEGEKVGDGERLIMLPVNFGGRPEGLRILCLGAHCDDIEIGCGGTIIRLGREYKISNLKWLVFTSSDERGAEATKSAQYFVSPCKEKEIIIKKHRDGFLPYEAKNIKDLFEELKPFNPDIIFTHCRHDLHQDHRIVCELTWNTFRNHLIFEYEIPKYDGDLGSPNYFVTLEKEVAEKKVKTIMECFQSQTGKHWFDKETFFSMMRIRGIESASSTKYAEGFYVRKSVM; from the coding sequence TTGGAAGGAGAGAAAGTTGGAGATGGTGAACGCCTGATCATGCTGCCAGTAAATTTCGGCGGCCGGCCGGAAGGCCTCAGGATTTTATGTCTCGGTGCTCACTGCGATGATATTGAAATTGGCTGCGGTGGAACGATCATTCGCTTAGGTAGAGAGTATAAGATTAGCAATTTGAAATGGCTCGTTTTTACTTCCTCGGATGAGCGAGGCGCTGAAGCTACGAAAAGCGCACAATATTTTGTTTCACCCTGTAAGGAAAAAGAGATCATTATAAAAAAACATAGAGATGGATTTCTTCCTTATGAAGCCAAAAACATTAAAGACCTGTTTGAAGAACTAAAGCCTTTTAACCCCGATATCATTTTTACCCATTGCCGGCACGACCTACACCAGGATCATCGAATCGTTTGCGAATTGACTTGGAATACATTCAGAAACCATTTGATTTTTGAATATGAGATTCCGAAGTATGACGGTGACCTTGGTAGCCCCAACTATTTTGTAACACTGGAAAAAGAAGTAGCAGAAAAAAAAGTCAAGACAATTATGGAATGCTTTCAATCCCAGACGGGCAAGCACTGGTTTGATAAGGAAACATTCTTTTCGATGATGCGCATCCGGGGAATTGAGTCAGCCTCGTCAACAAAATATGCGGAAGGATTCTATGTTAGAAAATCAGTAATGTGA
- a CDS encoding dTDP-4-dehydrorhamnose 3,5-epimerase → MVVVIMIFLETKLKGAFIIKPERKEDERGFVARTFCHDEFLARGLNPTIVQSDISHVKTKGTFKGMHFQAPPFEEDKIISCLQGAIIDYIVDLRVHSRTFKEWIQIELSAENGYALYVPKSFAHGFYTLCNDTRVFYQMTQYHFPEHSWGFRFDDPAFDIAVPAEIASLSEKDRSYPDLYLLPS, encoded by the coding sequence ATGGTTGTTGTAATTATGATTTTCCTTGAAACAAAACTTAAAGGGGCCTTCATCATAAAACCGGAAAGAAAAGAAGATGAGCGGGGCTTTGTGGCAAGGACATTCTGCCACGATGAATTTCTTGCACGTGGTTTAAATCCGACAATCGTACAAAGTGACATTTCCCACGTTAAAACAAAAGGTACATTCAAGGGAATGCATTTTCAGGCGCCTCCCTTTGAAGAAGATAAAATCATCAGTTGTCTCCAGGGTGCAATTATAGATTACATCGTTGACTTGAGGGTGCATTCACGCACTTTCAAAGAGTGGATTCAAATTGAACTCTCGGCCGAGAATGGATATGCCCTCTACGTTCCCAAATCGTTCGCCCATGGGTTTTATACACTATGTAATGATACACGTGTTTTCTATCAAATGACGCAGTATCATTTTCCGGAGCATTCGTGGGGGTTCCGATTTGACGATCCTGCATTTGACATTGCGGTGCCAGCAGAAATCGCCAGTCTGTCAGAAAAAGATAGAAGCTATCCAGACTTATACCTGTTGCCATCCTAA
- a CDS encoding putative polysaccharide biosynthesis protein with aminopeptidase-like domain, which produces MEAITKPVKKTFTLGGQMHSLMTELFPICRSITGDGIDRTLEIIKKNIPIIVHKVPTGTKVFDWEVPKEWNIKEAYVKNSRGEKIIDFTSSNLHVLNYSVPIDKSVTLEVLKEHLHTLPEHPDWIPYRTSYYKEDWGFCLAHNQFQNLTEDVYDVYIDSSLREGHLTYAEYYIPGELPDEVLVSTRICHPSMCNDNLSGICVATFLAKELAQKKLRYSYRFLFVPGTIGAITWLSVNEAKVKQIKHGLIVSLLGDSGKFTYKKSRQGDAEIDQIIEEALKMSGNYNILKFSPYGDDERQFCSPGFNLPVGSLMKTPFGEYPEYHTSADNLEFVKPEALDSSLQMLRIIVNMIEANHKYVNINPKCELQLGKRGLYNMLGGEWAGRDFQLALLWVLNFSDGMHSLLDICKESGIDFRSISAATNKLLEHKLLVEA; this is translated from the coding sequence ATGGAAGCAATTACAAAACCAGTAAAAAAGACGTTCACATTGGGTGGGCAAATGCACTCTCTAATGACCGAATTATTTCCAATCTGCCGGAGTATAACCGGTGATGGCATTGACCGAACATTAGAGATTATAAAAAAAAACATACCTATTATAGTTCACAAAGTCCCCACCGGCACAAAAGTCTTTGACTGGGAGGTGCCGAAGGAATGGAATATTAAAGAAGCCTATGTAAAAAACTCCCGTGGTGAAAAGATTATCGATTTTACCAGCTCTAATCTTCATGTCCTCAACTATAGTGTCCCCATTGATAAAAGCGTGACTCTGGAAGTTTTAAAAGAACATCTTCATACATTACCTGAGCATCCCGACTGGATACCTTATCGAACTTCTTACTACAAGGAAGACTGGGGCTTTTGTTTGGCCCACAATCAATTTCAAAACCTCACTGAAGATGTGTACGATGTCTACATTGATTCCTCATTAAGGGAAGGGCATCTCACCTATGCTGAATATTACATACCCGGTGAACTTCCGGATGAAGTCCTGGTCTCTACGCGCATTTGTCATCCATCAATGTGCAATGATAATCTCTCTGGAATATGTGTCGCCACTTTTTTGGCGAAAGAGTTAGCCCAAAAAAAACTGCGCTACTCATATCGGTTTCTATTCGTCCCCGGCACCATCGGGGCGATTACCTGGCTTTCCGTAAATGAAGCAAAGGTCAAACAGATCAAACATGGATTGATAGTGTCGTTGTTAGGTGATTCAGGCAAGTTTACCTATAAAAAATCCCGCCAGGGCGATGCAGAGATTGATCAAATAATTGAAGAAGCGTTGAAGATGAGTGGTAATTATAACATTCTGAAATTTTCTCCCTATGGAGATGACGAGCGTCAATTTTGCTCACCGGGTTTTAACCTTCCCGTAGGTAGTCTGATGAAAACCCCCTTTGGGGAGTATCCCGAATACCACACGTCTGCAGACAACCTTGAATTCGTAAAGCCTGAGGCGCTTGACAGCTCCCTCCAAATGCTTCGTATCATAGTTAATATGATAGAGGCAAACCATAAGTATGTAAACATAAATCCAAAGTGCGAATTGCAATTGGGAAAAAGAGGGTTGTATAATATGCTTGGTGGTGAGTGGGCAGGAAGAGACTTCCAACTCGCACTCTTGTGGGTTCTTAATTTTTCGGACGGGATGCATTCTCTCCTCGATATCTGCAAAGAATCAGGTATCGACTTTAGGTCAATTAGTGCTGCAACAAATAAACTACTCGAACATAAATTACTCGTAGAAGCATGA
- a CDS encoding glycosyl transferase: MRILLIHNKYKQPGGENVVFESEGQLLSKNGHIVERLIFDNSTIKTFLDRILSGMKVIYNPESARILREKIEKFGPDIIHVHNFIPLVSPSIFSVAKKFNIPTILTLHNYRLICPSATLVYKGKIYERSIHSIFPIDAVMKGVYRNSMLQTAAVAFMVAIHNLLGTWRHKVDFYIALSNFAKEKFKTSSLAIPEERLVLKPNFVPDFGAGDAVRDDDLLFVGRLVEEKGIQILLRATKLLKFRLTIIGDGPLRKLVTDAASVNVNIRYLGFQDKEAIAGHLKKCKALIFPSIWYEGFPLTILEAFSTGTLVIASELGAMAEIIENGVNGLLFEAGNENALISKIAEINSRPQWAKQLAETARLNYLRYYTPEKNYGMLINIYRNAVALKQHPRDKWSPQSLAALSNYN, from the coding sequence ATGAGGATTCTATTAATTCATAACAAGTATAAACAGCCGGGAGGTGAGAATGTCGTCTTTGAATCTGAAGGCCAATTACTTTCGAAGAACGGACATATCGTGGAGCGATTGATTTTTGACAACTCAACAATCAAGACTTTTTTAGATAGGATTCTTTCAGGCATGAAAGTGATCTATAATCCAGAGAGCGCCAGAATTTTAAGGGAAAAAATTGAGAAGTTTGGCCCTGATATCATTCACGTTCACAATTTTATTCCATTGGTATCCCCATCGATATTCTCTGTAGCCAAAAAATTTAACATACCAACAATACTTACGTTGCATAACTATCGCCTGATATGCCCTAGCGCTACTCTTGTTTATAAAGGCAAGATTTATGAGCGCAGCATCCACTCGATTTTCCCGATCGATGCAGTTATGAAAGGAGTATATCGCAATTCAATGTTGCAGACTGCTGCAGTTGCTTTCATGGTCGCAATTCATAATCTCCTTGGCACCTGGCGACACAAAGTTGATTTCTATATTGCTCTCTCCAATTTCGCGAAAGAAAAATTCAAAACATCTTCCCTTGCTATCCCGGAGGAACGACTGGTATTGAAACCGAACTTTGTCCCTGACTTTGGTGCCGGGGATGCGGTGAGAGATGATGATCTATTATTCGTTGGGCGCCTCGTTGAAGAGAAAGGAATACAAATTTTGCTCCGCGCGACCAAGCTACTGAAATTCAGACTCACTATCATCGGAGATGGTCCATTGCGGAAACTAGTTACAGATGCTGCAAGCGTTAACGTCAACATCCGATATCTGGGATTTCAGGATAAGGAAGCCATTGCTGGTCATCTGAAGAAATGTAAGGCCCTTATTTTTCCATCGATTTGGTACGAAGGATTCCCGCTTACCATTTTGGAAGCTTTTTCGACAGGCACACTTGTAATTGCATCTGAGCTCGGTGCAATGGCCGAGATTATCGAGAACGGAGTAAATGGCTTACTCTTTGAAGCTGGTAACGAAAATGCATTGATAAGCAAAATTGCGGAGATCAATTCCAGACCACAGTGGGCAAAGCAATTGGCCGAAACGGCAAGATTAAATTATCTCCGCTATTACACTCCAGAAAAAAACTATGGGATGCTCATCAATATCTATCGCAATGCTGTCGCACTCAAACAACATCCACGGGACAAATGGAGTCCTCAATCTTTGGCAGCGTTGAGCAATTATAACTAA
- a CDS encoding GMC oxidoreductase, whose product MHRDATKLENHSIIEGDICIVGAGMAGIAMALDWINTPYKVILLEGGGFNVETRMQDLYQGKNTGQRYYPLQSLRLHYFGGTSGHWAGFCSPYDPIDFKKRDWIEHSGWPIQFNDLLPYYEQAREIVEIESSNFDFDYWKKKDPELESLPLDKKVLWNKMWQFSPPTRFGSRYKEEILKASNVHLYTYANVVNLETDDLVSNVKQVLIRNHAGKEHVVKAKCFIMACCAIQNARMLLASNQQAPNGLGNDHGLVGRFFMDHLEVMTSDLFMPFAKQIKLYYPWVYSETKVRAELALTDQKQSQLKILNGTASLMPKEIAANKSPNIDTFPEDAVATVEMWEEMNKLRGHENFGSPETYNCKEFELFTRMEQAPNPNSRIRLDSERDELGVLRANLDWRLTSIDKRSIRKLQEVIGEEVGRAEIGRIRLKEWLRDEENNSDWTSELGGGWHNMGTTRMADSPKKGVVDANCKVYGLSNLYMAGSSCFPTSGAANPTLTLLALTFKLSKHLKENVAKNFKSLQKAMA is encoded by the coding sequence ATGCACAGAGACGCAACCAAACTGGAAAACCATTCGATTATTGAGGGTGACATTTGTATTGTTGGTGCCGGGATGGCTGGTATTGCTATGGCTCTTGACTGGATCAACACGCCTTACAAAGTAATACTTCTGGAAGGTGGTGGTTTCAATGTGGAAACCAGGATGCAAGATCTCTATCAAGGCAAAAATACAGGTCAACGCTACTATCCTCTACAGTCATTGCGTCTTCATTATTTTGGCGGTACTTCCGGACATTGGGCTGGATTCTGCTCACCCTATGACCCTATTGATTTTAAAAAGCGAGACTGGATAGAACATAGTGGCTGGCCCATCCAGTTCAATGATTTACTTCCATACTATGAGCAAGCAAGAGAAATAGTTGAGATCGAATCTTCAAATTTTGATTTTGATTATTGGAAAAAAAAGGACCCTGAACTTGAATCTCTACCTCTAGACAAAAAAGTGTTGTGGAATAAAATGTGGCAGTTCAGTCCTCCGACTCGTTTTGGTTCTCGGTATAAAGAGGAAATACTGAAGGCATCGAATGTACATTTGTACACCTACGCTAATGTTGTGAACCTCGAAACGGATGATCTCGTTTCAAACGTTAAGCAAGTTCTTATAAGGAATCATGCCGGTAAAGAACATGTTGTGAAAGCAAAGTGCTTCATCATGGCCTGTTGTGCTATTCAGAATGCACGTATGCTTTTAGCATCAAACCAACAGGCACCTAACGGACTGGGAAACGATCATGGTCTGGTTGGTCGTTTTTTCATGGACCATTTGGAAGTCATGACATCTGATTTATTTATGCCGTTTGCTAAACAGATCAAGTTGTACTACCCGTGGGTATATTCAGAAACTAAAGTCCGGGCAGAACTAGCATTGACAGATCAGAAGCAGTCGCAGTTAAAAATACTTAACGGGACTGCGTCATTGATGCCAAAAGAGATCGCTGCAAACAAGTCTCCGAATATCGATACGTTTCCAGAGGATGCGGTGGCCACTGTAGAAATGTGGGAGGAAATGAATAAACTTCGTGGACATGAAAACTTTGGCAGCCCGGAAACCTACAATTGCAAAGAGTTTGAATTATTCACTCGAATGGAGCAGGCACCAAATCCGAATTCCAGAATCCGGTTGGATAGTGAAAGAGACGAATTGGGAGTATTGAGGGCAAATCTGGATTGGCGCTTGACGAGTATTGATAAGAGAAGTATTAGAAAACTGCAGGAAGTTATCGGTGAGGAAGTTGGTCGTGCTGAAATTGGTAGAATACGATTAAAAGAGTGGCTGCGAGATGAGGAGAATAATAGTGACTGGACTAGTGAGTTAGGAGGTGGCTGGCATAACATGGGTACTACGCGTATGGCAGATAGCCCAAAGAAAGGTGTAGTTGATGCTAATTGCAAAGTCTACGGACTGAGCAATTTGTACATGGCAGGGTCGTCCTGTTTCCCCACATCAGGTGCGGCCAACCCAACACTCACACTTCTTGCACTTACATTTAAGTTATCAAAGCACTTGAAAGAGAATGTTGCGAAAAATTTTAAATCTCTTCAAAAAGCAATGGCATGA